A single genomic interval of Barnesiella intestinihominis YIT 11860 harbors:
- a CDS encoding T9SS type A sorting domain-containing protein: MKNKLLLVSCALFLFSGTAFAENLLVTKTSGGADEEGTLPYVVANAPGGSVIELSIGDETTVTIPETILIDKNLTIDGKGKTISVAEPGVSNYRIFKIGLYEPEDGAELISLTLKNCTLYGGDGTALVDTETTMATWSATILVGKNGTLTGENLIFEKAKNGYAAGIMACGDITLTNCIFKGLSGTSAGGALYTNSGVTGRFTGCTFENNTNTTHGGAVACSGSTNYFTDCVFTGNTVTGAKSDGGAIFLQKAGASAEIVNCTFTQNSTTRYGGAIGQKDDIATNGVLTIKNSTFTQNKSTAAKGGGGALLTWMGDVTVENCSFEGNAVEGSGGSGGAWYASMKAADINSCKVSNTYFGENTCTAHGGAILAKVPDGVFTNCTFYKNVGGTGGGGALACQAATINVYNSTFVGNELKNESYGTGIHSASNGGFNLYNNIVVGGVSGIADVYTHNNCTLVGSHNIYGTIAEGTPVTTDEFVDNVVYTDQKLFAEDEPIPAFNEGTTKNIAIAADGIAAGAGIVVEGVPTVDQRGKSRSATNPAIGSYEVEKATSIERVAVEKLFWPNPAQGNINLTEGVSNIAIYDLQGSLVKEVAMPAQSVSVEGLNPGIYLIRITLNGNEHNHRLVIK, from the coding sequence ATGAAAAACAAATTACTTTTAGTGAGCTGTGCTCTATTTTTGTTTTCGGGTACGGCTTTTGCCGAAAATTTATTAGTGACCAAAACATCGGGAGGTGCAGACGAAGAAGGAACTCTCCCTTATGTCGTGGCTAATGCACCGGGCGGGTCGGTCATCGAGCTGTCTATCGGTGATGAGACCACCGTTACGATTCCCGAAACGATTTTGATAGACAAAAACCTGACTATCGACGGTAAAGGAAAAACGATTTCCGTGGCCGAGCCGGGAGTTTCTAATTATCGTATTTTTAAAATCGGGCTTTACGAACCCGAAGATGGGGCGGAATTAATATCGCTTACGTTGAAAAACTGTACGCTCTACGGTGGTGACGGTACGGCTTTGGTCGATACGGAAACGACTATGGCTACTTGGTCGGCTACTATTTTGGTCGGTAAGAACGGTACGCTCACCGGCGAGAACCTGATTTTCGAAAAGGCGAAAAACGGTTATGCTGCCGGTATTATGGCATGCGGCGATATTACGCTTACGAACTGTATTTTTAAAGGCCTTTCGGGTACGAGTGCCGGTGGTGCGTTATATACCAACAGCGGTGTGACGGGTCGTTTTACGGGTTGTACGTTTGAGAATAATACCAATACGACTCACGGTGGCGCCGTTGCTTGTTCGGGTAGCACTAACTATTTTACCGATTGTGTTTTCACGGGTAATACGGTTACCGGTGCTAAGAGTGACGGAGGTGCCATATTCTTGCAAAAAGCAGGAGCTTCGGCGGAAATAGTGAATTGTACGTTTACTCAAAATTCAACGACTCGTTATGGGGGTGCAATAGGTCAAAAAGATGATATTGCGACAAATGGAGTTCTGACTATTAAAAATTCTACCTTTACCCAAAATAAGTCTACGGCAGCAAAAGGTGGCGGTGGGGCATTGCTTACTTGGATGGGTGATGTTACTGTTGAGAATTGCTCTTTTGAAGGTAATGCAGTAGAAGGTAGTGGTGGCTCTGGTGGAGCTTGGTATGCATCAATGAAGGCGGCAGATATTAACAGCTGTAAGGTGTCGAATACCTATTTCGGGGAAAATACTTGTACGGCTCATGGTGGTGCTATTCTTGCGAAAGTGCCCGATGGAGTTTTCACGAATTGTACTTTCTACAAAAATGTAGGTGGTACCGGTGGTGGTGGAGCGTTGGCTTGTCAAGCCGCTACCATTAATGTCTACAACAGTACATTTGTGGGGAACGAGTTGAAGAATGAATCGTATGGCACAGGTATCCACTCTGCATCGAATGGTGGTTTCAACTTGTATAATAATATTGTTGTCGGTGGTGTAAGCGGTATTGCTGATGTGTATACGCATAACAATTGTACGCTTGTAGGTAGCCATAATATTTACGGTACGATAGCCGAAGGTACACCTGTAACTACCGACGAATTTGTGGATAATGTAGTTTATACCGATCAGAAACTGTTTGCGGAAGATGAACCTATTCCGGCTTTCAATGAGGGTACGACCAAAAATATCGCTATTGCAGCCGACGGTATCGCAGCCGGAGCCGGTATTGTGGTAGAAGGTGTTCCCACAGTGGACCAACGCGGCAAATCTCGTTCGGCGACTAATCCGGCCATCGGCTCCTATGAAGTGGAGAAAGCCACGTCGATAGAGCGTGTAGCTGTTGAGAAATTGTTTTGGCCTAATCCTGCGCAAGGCAATATCAACTTGACGGAAGGTGTTTCGAATATCGCTATTTATGATTTGCAAGGCAGCTTGGTAAAAGAGGTCGCTATGCCTGCACAATCTGTTTCTGTGGAAGGTTTGAATCCCGGAATCTATCTGATTCGTATCACTCTAAACGGCAACGAACACAACCATCGCTTGGTTATTAAATAA
- a CDS encoding DNA alkylation repair protein, translated as MHTAQDIEQAIRAAANPDKAKTLSGFFKTGKGEYGEQDIFIGIPVPMTRSIVKQYLDTPLDQLEILLHNPVHELRMAALLCMVEQFKKADANRREAIYHTYLSNTAYINNWDLVDLSAAQIVGGYLEEQDHTPLYRLAQSSLIWEQRISIVSTWQWIRKGRFDDTLAIADILLYNKHDLIRKAVGWMLREVGKKDKIRLCTFLDTRYRDMPRTMLRYAIEKFSPEERRHYMQK; from the coding sequence ATGCACACAGCACAAGACATAGAGCAAGCGATTCGGGCGGCAGCCAACCCCGACAAAGCAAAAACTCTCTCTGGATTCTTTAAAACCGGAAAAGGAGAATACGGCGAGCAAGACATATTCATAGGCATCCCCGTTCCCATGACGCGCAGTATCGTCAAACAATACTTAGATACCCCGCTCGACCAACTCGAAATCCTGTTACACAACCCGGTTCACGAGTTGCGCATGGCCGCCTTGTTATGTATGGTCGAACAATTCAAAAAAGCCGATGCCAACCGTCGAGAAGCGATATACCACACCTATTTATCCAATACCGCATATATCAACAACTGGGATTTGGTCGATTTATCCGCAGCACAAATCGTCGGAGGCTATCTCGAAGAACAAGACCACACCCCACTCTATCGGCTGGCCCAAAGCAGCCTCATCTGGGAACAGCGCATTTCGATTGTCTCCACTTGGCAATGGATCCGCAAAGGCCGCTTCGACGATACGCTCGCTATTGCCGATATTCTCTTGTACAACAAACATGACCTAATCCGCAAAGCCGTAGGCTGGATGCTGCGAGAGGTCGGGAAAAAAGATAAAATCCGGCTCTGTACTTTCCTCGACACCCGTTATCGCGATATGCCTCGAACCATGCTTCGCTACGCCATTGAAAAATTCTCGCCCGAAGAACGACGACATTATATGCAAAAATAA